From Brachionichthys hirsutus isolate HB-005 chromosome 2, CSIRO-AGI_Bhir_v1, whole genome shotgun sequence, one genomic window encodes:
- the icmt gene encoding protein-S-isoprenylcysteine O-methyltransferase, translated as MAGSRLVLEARASIAALLLGLSVVVVPLLGAASGRRDGLFDSLSGKAAVCLHAAVVNGLLLVLYRGPLYKVAVRACLLGVLFGCGLILTFSGTTWTHFGWYMCSLSFFHYSEYLVTAVINPRSLSLDSFLLNHSTAYTLAALSAWLEFTVEKLAAPELKQQNWFCFVGLFLVLFGEGLRKAAMLTAGSNFNHVVQSEKARSHVLVTSGVYAYCRHPSYVGWFSWCIGTQILLCNPVCILGYAIASWRFFRERIEDEERFLINFFAEDYVEYKKKVPTGLPFISGARVN; from the exons ATGGCAGGCAGCAGGCTGGTGCTGGAAGCCCGGGCGAGCATCGCGGCGCTCCTCCTGGGGCTCAGCGTCGTGGTCGTCCCGCTGCTCGGAGCCGCGTCCGGACGTCGCGACGGCCTCTTCGACTCTCTCTCCGGGAAAGCGGCCGTCTGCCTCCACGCTGCCGTCGTCAACGGCCTCTTGCTGGTCCTGTACCGGGGTCCGCTGTACAAG GTTGCGGTGAGAGCCTGCCTCCTCGGGGTTCTCTTCGGCTGCGGCTTGATTCTGACCTTCTCTGGAACCACCTGGACGCACTTCGGCTG GTACATGTGCTCGCTGTCGTTCTTCCATTACTCTGAGTATCTGGTGACGGCCGTCATCAACCCCCGCAGCCTGTCTCTGGACTCGTTCCTCCTCAACCACAGCACTGCGTACACCCTGGCCGCGCTCTCCGCCTGGCTGGAGTTCACGGTGGAGAAGCTAGCGGCTCCAG AGCTGAAGCAGCAGAACTGGTTCTGCTTCGTGGGCCTGTTCCTGGTGCTGTTCGGGGAGGGTCTGCGGAAGGCAGCCATGCTGACGGCGGGCTCGAACTTCAACCACGTTGTACAGAGCGAGAAAGCCCGGAGCCACGTGCTGGTGACCAGTGGGGTGTACGCCTACTGCCGACACCCCTCCTACGTGGGCTGGTTCTCCTGGTGCATAGGAACACAG ATCCTCCTGTGCAACCCCGTGTGCATCCTGGGATACGCCATCGCCAGCTGGCGGTTCTTCCGGGAGCGAATCGAGGACGAGGAGCGCTTCCTCATTAATTTCTTTGCCGAGGACTACGTTGAGTATAAGAAGAAGGTCCCCACTGGGCTGCCCTTTATCTCAGGTGCCCGGGTCAACTAG
- the LOC137901695 gene encoding large ribosomal subunit protein eL22 isoform X2: MAPLKQNAGKGGKKKKQVLRFTLDCTHPVEDGIMDAANFEQFLQERIKVNGKAGNLGGGVVAIERSKSKITVSSEVPFSKRYLKYLTKKYLKKNNLRDWLRVVANTKESYELRYFQINQDEEEEEDED, encoded by the exons ATGGCGCCTCTA AAGCAGAACGCCGGTAAGGGGggtaagaagaagaagcaggtcCTGCGGTTCACGCTGGATTGCACCCACCCCGTGGAAGACGGCATCATGGACGCGGCCAACTTC gaGCAGTTTCTCCAGGAGCGCATCAAGGTGAACGGGAAAGCCGGGAACCTGGGCGGCGGCGTCGTCGCCATCGAGCGGAGCAAGAGCAAGATCACGGTGTCGTCTGAGGTGCCCTTCTCCAAAAG ATACCTGAAGTACCTGACCAAGAAGTACCTGAAGAAGAACAACCTCCGTGACTGGCTGCGCGTTGTGGCTAACACCAAGGAGAGCTACGAGCTACGCTACTTCCAGATCAAccaagacgaggaggaggaggaggatgaagattgA
- the LOC137901695 gene encoding large ribosomal subunit protein eL22 isoform X1: MAPLKKQNAGKGGKKKKQVLRFTLDCTHPVEDGIMDAANFEQFLQERIKVNGKAGNLGGGVVAIERSKSKITVSSEVPFSKRYLKYLTKKYLKKNNLRDWLRVVANTKESYELRYFQINQDEEEEEDED, from the exons ATGGCGCCTCTA AAGAAGCAGAACGCCGGTAAGGGGggtaagaagaagaagcaggtcCTGCGGTTCACGCTGGATTGCACCCACCCCGTGGAAGACGGCATCATGGACGCGGCCAACTTC gaGCAGTTTCTCCAGGAGCGCATCAAGGTGAACGGGAAAGCCGGGAACCTGGGCGGCGGCGTCGTCGCCATCGAGCGGAGCAAGAGCAAGATCACGGTGTCGTCTGAGGTGCCCTTCTCCAAAAG ATACCTGAAGTACCTGACCAAGAAGTACCTGAAGAAGAACAACCTCCGTGACTGGCTGCGCGTTGTGGCTAACACCAAGGAGAGCTACGAGCTACGCTACTTCCAGATCAAccaagacgaggaggaggaggaggatgaagattgA
- the rcc2 gene encoding LOW QUALITY PROTEIN: protein RCC2 homolog (The sequence of the model RefSeq protein was modified relative to this genomic sequence to represent the inferred CDS: inserted 1 base in 1 codon) codes for MPRSKVTDASKNGGMKKKRVSGRKRERDLSSDDDFDYEQENNKKLGKLSKSGLQPVTVGDDIKEKIKLECPKVKGQLLIFGATNWDLIGRKEVPKQQAAFRNLGQNLWGPHRYGCLNDAQVSCVVSGPCAAHSLLMTSEGKLWSWGRNEKGQLGHGDTKRLEAPRLIEALADRVIVAASCGRNHTLALTDDGTAYSFGENKLGQLGQGSQTDAVLSPAPVSYNGQPLVKVACGAEFSMAVDCKGNLYSFGCPEYGQLGHNSDGKFIARAQRIEFDCELIPRRVAIFIEKSKDGQVTPVPNVVVRDVSCGANHTLVLDSQKRVFSWGFGGYGRLGHAEQKDEMVPRLVKLFDFPGRGAAQICAGYQCSFAVSETGGLFFWGXTNTSRESTMYPKAVQDLCGWKIRSLACGKSSVVIAADDSTISWGPSPTFGELGYGDNKPKSSTTAQEVRTLDGIYVEQVTVVMGYSHSLVIARQDGEQEQEKLRKLPEYNPRTI; via the exons ATGCCTCGCAGCAAGGTCACCGACGCGTCAAAGAATGGggggatgaagaagaagagggtcagcggcagaaagagagagagagacttgagCAGTGACGATGACTTCGACTACGAGCAGGAGAACAACAAGAAGCTGGGAAAGCTGTCCAAGTCTGGTCTCCAGCCCGTCACCGTGGGCGACGACATCAAAGAGAAAATA AAACTGGAGTGTCCTAAGGTTAAAGGTCAGCTGCTCATCTTTGGAGCAACCAACTGGGATTTGATTGGAAGAAAAGAGGTGCCCAAGCAGCAAG cggcgTTCCGTAACCTGGGCCAGAACCTGTGGGGTCCTCACCGCTACGGCTGCCTGAACGACGCCCAGGTCAGCTGCGTGGTGTCCGGCCCCTGCGCCGCCCACAGTCTCCTCATGACCTCCGAGGGCAAGCTGTGGAGCTGGG GTCGTAATGAGAAGGGACAGCTGGGACACGGGGACACCAAGCGCTTGGAAGCGCCGCGACTGATTGAGGCGCTCGCGGATCGTGTGATTGTTGCCGCGTCCTGCGGACGCAACCACACCCTGGCCCTCACGG ATGACGGCACCGCTTACTCTTTCGGCGAGAACAAGCTGGGGCAGCTTGGCCAAGGCAGCCAGACGGATGCGGTCCTCAGCCCAGCACCG gtctccTACAATGGCCAGCCCCTGGTGAAGGTGGCCTGTGGCGCAGAATTCAGCATGGCGGTGGACTGCAAAGGGAACCTGTACTCCTTCGGCTGCCCAGAGTACGGCCAGCTGG GCCACAACAGCGACGGGAAGTTCATAGCGCGCGCCCAGCGCATCGAGTTCGACTGTGAGCTCATTCCTCGCCGCGTCGCCATCTTTATCGAGAAGTCGAAGGACGGCCAGGTCACGCCGGTGCCCAACGTCGTGGTGCGAGACGTGTCCTGCGGCGCTAACCACACG ctgGTGCTGGACTCCCAGAAGCGCGTGTTCAGCTGGGGCTTTGGCGGTTACGGTCGTCTGGGCCACGCCGAGCAGAAGGACGAGATGGTTCCCCGTCTGGTCAAACTGTTTGACTTTCCCGGCCGCGGCGCCGCTCAGATCTGCGCCGGCTACCAGTGCTCCTTCGCCGTCAGCGAGACGG GGGGGCTGTTCTTCTGGG TGACGAACACCTCCAGAGAGTCGACCATGTACCCCAAAGCCGTGCAGGATCTGTGTGGCTGGAAGATCCGCAGCCTGGCGTGCGG gaagAGCAGCGTCGTGATTGCTGCCGATGACAGCACCATCAGCTGGGGCCCCTCGCCCACGTTCGGCGAGCTG GGATATggagacaacaagcccaaatcGTCCACCACCGCCCAGGAGGTCAGGACCTTGGATGGCATCTACGTCGAGCAGGTAAC GGTGGTGATGGGCTACTCTCACTCCCTGGTCATCGCCAGGCAGGACGgcgagcaggagcaggagaagctgaGAAAGCTGCCCGAGTACAACCCCCGAACAATCTGA